The Thermococcus sp. MAR1 genomic interval TGGCTTATAAATTGTATGGCTTAGATACAAGCAACAGCAATGCTTATAACCGTTTTGTTGTGCTACATGCTCATAGTTGTGTTCCTGATAAGGAAGTGTATCCTGATTTTATTTGTAACAGTTTAGGTTGCCCAACAGTATCTCCAAATTTTTTAAAAACGTTACAGGAGCAATATTTACTAAAAACAAAACAACCTGTTTGTATGTGGATTTATAAGTAACGAATCTGTGTTATCA includes:
- a CDS encoding murein L,D-transpeptidase catalytic domain-containing protein produces the protein AYKLYGLDTSNSNAYNRFVVLHAHSCVPDKEVYPDFICNSLGCPTVSPNFLKTLQEQYLLKTKQPVCMWIYK